The Kitasatospora albolonga nucleotide sequence GCTCCGTCGCCGAGGCCGGCACCACCGTGCTCGCCGTGTGCAGCGAGGCCCCCGAGGGCGTCCGGGTCGTCCGTACCTCGCCTGCCGCCGAAGACGCCCTCACCAAGTCCGCCTCCGAGGACGCCCCCACCGCACCCACCACCGAAGAGGAGACGGCCGATGCGTTCGCCGAAACTGGCCGCGCTTGAGCTGAGGCGGTTCCGCAGGGGGAAGCTGCCGGCCGCCGCGCTGGTCGCCCTGCTGCTCCTGCCGCTGCTCTACGGCGCCCTGTACCTGTTCTCGTTCTGGGACCCGTACGGGAACCTCGACAAGCTGCCCGTCGCGCTGGTCAACAACGACAAGGGCGCCACCAGCGACGGCAAGCGCGTCAACGCGGGCGACGAGATCAGTGAGAAGCTGCTCGACTCCAACGTCTTCGCGTGGCACGAGGTGAGTTCCGCCGAGGCCGACAAAGGCGTCGAGGACGGGACGTACTACCTCTCGCTGACGATGCCGTCCGACTTCAGCAAGAAGATCGCGTCCAGCGGCGGGGACTCCCCCGAGACGGGCGCGCTCCAGGTGCGGACGAACGACGCCAACAACTACATCGTCGGGCAGATCTCCAAGACGGTCTTCGGAGAGGTGCGCAACGCCGCCTCCACCAACGCCTCGCGGGGCTTCCTGGACCGGATCTTCATCAACTTCTCCGATCTGCACGACAAGACCGCCGACGCGGCCAAGGGCGCCGACGACCTCAAGGGCGGCATATCAAAGGCGAAGAAGGGCTCCAAGGAGCTCGCGGACGGTCTCAAGGACTCCAAGGCGGGCACCGAGCGGCTCTCCGACGGGATCGTCAAGCTGAACACCGGTGCGGGCGAAGTCGCCTCCGGCGCCCGTCAGGTGGCCGGCGGCACCCAGGCCCTGGCCGACAAGGTCAACGGCGCCGCCGGTGAGGCCCGCCCCTTCTTCACGTACTTCAAGGAGAACGGGAAGAGCATCGGGGAGGCCGCCCGGCTGGCCGCCGACGGGGCGAAGACCACGCGTGAGGACCTCGGCAAGCTGGTGGCCGCCGCCCCGAAGGCGGCAGCCGACGCCCGCACCGCCGCCGACGAGCTCGGCGAGGTCCACCGCGCCCGGTGCGAGGAAGCGGAGGAGCCCGACGAGGCGTCCTGCCCCGCGCTGAAGAAGGCCAGCGACGCGGCGTCCGACGTCGCCACGACGGCGGCCGAGGTGAGCAGTCTGGTCACCAGCCAGAACGGCGAACTGAAGACGCTCAGCAGCCACCTGGCCGCCTTCCAGAAGCAGGCCGAGAACCTGGCGAAGCGCGCGCCGACCCTGGAGTCCGACCTGGAGAGGGCCGTCAAGGACATCAACGCCCTCAACACCGGCGCCCAGAAGGTCGCCAAGGGCGCGGTGGCGCTGCACACCGGCCTCGGCAACGCCCGTACCGGCTCGGCCGACCTCAACACCGGCGTCGGCAAGCTCAAGACGGGTGCCGAGAACCTGGACGGCGGGCTGTTCCGGCTCGGCGACGGCTCGGCCGAGCTCGCCCAGGGTCTGCACGACGGCGCGGAGAAGATCCCGGACTACGAGAAGAAGGACCGCGACGCGCGGACCGACGTCATGGCCGACCCGGTGAAGCTGGCCTCCAAGTCCCTTCACGCGGCACCCAATTACGGCACCGGTTTCGCCCCGTACTTCATCCCGCTCTCCCTCTGGGTCGGCGCGATGGTCGCTTATATGATCATCCAGCCGCTGAACAAGCGGGCGCTCTCCACCGGGGCCTCCGCCTGGCGGATCGCCCTCGCCGGATGGCTCCCGGTCGCCGCCATCGGCGTCCTCCAGGTCGGCGCCCTGATCGCCGTCCTGCACTGGGGCCTCGGGCTGGAGATGGAGCGCTCCGCCGGAACGGTCGCCTTCCTGGCCCTGGTGACCTGCTGCTTCGCCTCGATCGTGCAGTGGCTGAACGCCTGCTTCGGCGCGGCGGGACGCATCCTGGTGCTGGTCGTGCTGATGCTCCAGCTGACCTCGGCCGGAGGCACGTACCCCGTCCAGACCAGCCCCGGCTTCTTCGGCGCGATCCACCCGTACCTGCCCATGACGTACGTCGTGGAGGGGCTGCGCAGGCTCATCACCGGCGGCCCGCTCGGCCCGGTCTGGCTGGGCTGCGCGGTGCTGGGCGCCTTCACCCTCGGCGCGCTCGCCCTGACCGCGTGGACCGCGCGCCGCAAGCAGGTGTGGAGCCTGAGCCGGCTGCACCCGGAGCTGAGCCTGTGAGCGCGCCGGAAGCTGGGAGAATCAGCGGCATGGAAAGCAGTGGCACCACGCGCCGCCAGGCCACCCGGCAGAGGCTCTACGAGGCGGCGGTGACCCTCATCGCCGAGCAGGGGTTCTCGGCGACCACCGTGGACGAGATCGCCGAACGGGCCGGGGTCGCCAAGGGCACGGTCTATTACAACTTCAAGAGCAAGACCGAGCTGTTCGAGGAGCTGCTCCGGCACGGCGTCGGGCTCCTCACCGCCTCGCTGCGGGCCGCTGCCGAGGAGTCCGAGGAGCGCGGCGGCACCCGGGTCGAGGCGCTGGACGCGATGATCCGGGCCGGTCTCGCCTTCATCGACCGCTACCCGGCCTTCACCCAGCTGTACGTGGCCGAGCTCTGGCGCACCAACCGCGCCTGGCAGTCCACGCTGCTGGTGGTGCGGCAGGAGGCCGTCGCGGTGGTGGAGAGCGTGCTGCGCGAGGCGGTGAAGAGCGGTGAGCTCAGCGAGGAGATCGACATCCCGCTGACGGCCGCGGCCCTGGTCGGGATGGTGCTGGTGGCGGCGCTGGACTGGCAGGCGTTCCAGCCGGAGCGCTCGATCGACGAGGTCCACTCGGCGCTGTCGCTGCTGCTGCACGGGCGGGTCAGCGGGCACTGAGACCCGGGGACTCCGAGGCACGGCCCCGGAGCAACACGGTCCCTGAGACGCACGCTCCCGGAGGCGCATGTCCGGGGAGACGCACGGTCCCGGACATGCGCGGTCACCGAGGCACACGGTCGCCGGAGAAACACGAAGACGCCGGCCGCTGGAGTTCGCATCCCCCGCGAACTCCACCGGACCGGCGTCTTCCGTGCAGCCGTCGGACCCGTTCCCCGTGACCCCGTATGTCCCCCGTGGTCCCCGGGTCCTCCGTCGTGCACCCCCGTTCCGTCAGGGGCCGCGCCCGGACCGCCGCCCCGTGCCGGCGGTCCGGGCGCCGCGCCCCTTCCGTGGTCATCACTCTTCCGTCCGCGCAGGTCCGGGCCCATCCGCTCGCCTACTCATCTCGTCTCCTGAGTACGGGTACTCAGAAGTGCGCACCCGGCCCCACCCGGCCGCCGGGACCGGTCGTTACGATCTCCCCCGTGTCCGTAATCCCTCTGGTGTTCACAAGTGGCTGGGCGAGCGGGATCAACGCCTACGCGGTGGTCCTGCTGCTCGGTCTGTTCGGCGCGACCGGCGTCTCCGACGAGGTGCCCGCCGCGTTGCAGCGCACCGATGTGCTGATCGTGGCCGGTGTGCTCTTCCTGTGCGAGGTGGTGGCTGACAAGATCCCGTACGTGGACTCCGTCTGGGACACCGCGCACACGGTGATCCGCCCGGTGACGGGCGCGGTGATCGCGGCCCTGCTCGCCGGGGAGAGCGGTTCGCTGCCGGAGCTGGCGGCCGGGGCGATCGGCGGTTCGACGGCGCTGATGAGCCATCTGGTGAAGGCCGGTACGCGGATGGCGGTCAACACCTCCCCCGAACCCTTCAGCAACATCGGGATGAGCATCGCCGAGGACCTCGGTGTGGCCGGGGTCGTCAC carries:
- a CDS encoding TetR family transcriptional regulator produces the protein MESSGTTRRQATRQRLYEAAVTLIAEQGFSATTVDEIAERAGVAKGTVYYNFKSKTELFEELLRHGVGLLTASLRAAAEESEERGGTRVEALDAMIRAGLAFIDRYPAFTQLYVAELWRTNRAWQSTLLVVRQEAVAVVESVLREAVKSGELSEEIDIPLTAAALVGMVLVAALDWQAFQPERSIDEVHSALSLLLHGRVSGH